The following is a genomic window from Melanotaenia boesemani isolate fMelBoe1 unplaced genomic scaffold, fMelBoe1.pri scaffold_194_ctg1, whole genome shotgun sequence.
GAGTCCATGCACAGAGTTGATGCTCCAGGAATTTTGGAAAGGATGACACAGCTGGGGTGCATAGTGAGAAGGTCCTACTTTGTACAGGGGCCTTTGTCATTAGTCCATGTGGACACAAACCACAAGCTGATACGGTATggcatttattatgtatttatccATTTCTTTGGGATGACTACTCATtgtcattttgtcttttgtatCCAAGGTACAACATCATCATATTTGGTGGAATAGATGGATACTCGAGAAAGGTTTTTGTGCTCAATTAATTACTGTATCTCTGTTTGTATTCACTGAAAATTAACTGCATTGGTCTTCCAACATCTGTCCACACACTTGTTAACAGTGAATTTGAATTAATCAATGAAGgaatagtttattttataagaaaagagaggattaaaaaaaggataaaaacaagGGGGATGGAAATGATCTGTTTGAAAAGAAGCAGGAGGAAGTAAAACTTATTAGTTCCTGCCCCTGTGTCACATCATGTTTTTCACAAATCAATGATGCAAATgtgatacatttttttcagtaaaatattCAGATAATCTATAATACTATACTATTCATTTTACCCAATTACTTATACATAATCTCCAtcacaaaaaagataaaatgccaGTAAAGGATTCTAAGAATTATCTACAATTGTttagatatatatacacactattGCATATACATGtacagtatacacacacacagaaatattatattttttacacaCATATGTAAGCTATCTACGTACAGATGTGCATGCTCATTAATGCACAATAATGTTACATAATATAACAAATATTCAAGATATATTTGGAAAAACTTTCAGaatatttgtcatattttaatCCCTTACCTCAAGTAGATGACAGATGGCAATGATGGGGAGCAATACTATAATCCAATACAATAATCACTTTACTCTGCCACCTCTGCTCATTGGTTTTCTGGTGTGGTTTTCTGATcaccaaaaaggaaaaaggtttGCACTCATAATAACTTAAAAACTCCTAGATCCACAGAATTTTAAGGGTTTATTTGGACAACCATATGGAGAGAAAATATGAGGAAGGggaggaaaaaataatgacaaggAATGGAGGACAAAATCAGGTGGGAGGGGGAAAAGTAGGATGTACAGGAGCAGGAAATCaaccatttaaaatgtatattcacaaatttacaaaacatttgtgTTCATGATGGTAGAAACCCTTTGCCAAAAAATACATGCattaactgctttttttttaaggttttctgaTTCTTTTGAATTTTCTAAAGGTTCAGTgaagatttttaatctcatgtGTTGCAGACTCTGCAGATTCAaatgttgtttgtctttttatataGATTTTCTATCTGGAACCAGCAACGAACAACCGCTCAAGCACTGCTCATTCATTTTTTCTGAAGGCAGTAGAGAACTACGGCTGGCCTTCCAGGTAAAGAGATATCACGTTTGCCTCTTGTTTCTATGACCTCATTACCCAATTCAGTAATGTTTTAtggaatattttgttttcatgaattTGACTGAACATTTCTTTCATGTACTTTCCAGGGTCAGGGCTGATCAAGGCGTTGAGAATATCTTAATTGCTGAAACCATGTTCACTGTTAAAGGAACTGGAAGAGGAAGTTTTATAGCCGGGCGGAGTGTACATAATCAAAGGTTACAATATTTCATATAGTTTACAGTTAAGCAATTCCAAGATATGAAATGGAAAATTATTACTGCACTGTATTTTTAGTCACACATCAAAATTAACTTTCCAGCTAAATAAGTTATGTTTCTGATCTAGAATCGAACGTCTGTGGCGAGATGTCTGGACTTGCGTGACACACCTTTTCTATGAAGTACTTCACAGTCTCGAGGAGGATGGCCTTTTGGATTTGGCAGATTCTGTTCATCTGTTTTGTGCCCACTATGTCTTCCTTCCGCGTCTGGCAGAGGCCCTGCACAGCTTCACAGAAGGCTGGGACAACCATCCCTTAAGGTCAGAAGGTGGGCTCTCTCCAAACCAGCTCTGGGTTTTGGGTCACATGAATAAGCCTTGTGACCCAAATAATGATGTGCAGGTTAGTTGaatctttttttcatctcttgttgaatgttttctgttggCGCTGCAGCTGTGTAGGCCAGAGTGTGATCTtatatgtttataaaattaaatgtttttttcagaacATGGAGCTATTTGGAACAGACTGGGAGATGTTTGATGCTGTGCAAGAAGAACCACATGGAGTTGAAGTCCCAGAAATTGACTGTCCTCTGGATCCACATACCATGGAAACTGTACAGACCATGATAGATCCATTGGCATCATCAGAATCATTTGGCAGAGACATTTACATAACAATGGTTCAGTGGTATGAAAGTCTGAGGGCAACACAAGAAATGACTGAGCTGTAACAagacctgaaaaaaaaagatgaagtggTGTATAGAAACTTTTAGAGCAAAAAAGGCCTTGTTTAACACGAGACAGATGtcctaaacatttttattgaaaaacatttctaaatttcCCTAGGAAATTTCCATTGGAGATATTCCATTTTCAGAATGAActttgtgaaaaacaaaaacaactgcagGTACTCTGAGTAACATGAAGGTAAACACTAACTTTGGCATAAATCTTCATTCTCAGACAAACAATAGTTTGCTAGTGATAAACaaaaaagttgattttaaaCATTCAGTGTGCTCCTGCAAATAGCAAAAGAATAAAACCTTATTTGAACAGTCACAGTAACTTTGTTGTCTTTCTTTAGACTGAGTGGTTACACCCTGTCAAAACTTTGCCCATGGCAAATGGCTTGTGTCATGATGGTTCTGAATTCACTGTATGTTTTTAGGTGAGCTGATGGGAATGTGACTGTCCGGCTGCAGGCACTTACAGTTGGAAAACAAACAGTGTGTTGTGTGTCACAGTCATGGTGAAATTTCATAGTTACAGTAAAGTCCTTTTTTTCACTTGGCAGAACAGGCTTGTGTCGTTGTCCAGTCATCCACTGCATGATGTGGCCTACAGTCCAACCTCCTGGAATGCCACCGTCGTTGCTGGAGCCCTCTTGTTCTTGATTAGGAGAATAATGCactcttagttttattttagtcatcaaattataaacaaaatatacacaaaTTATTCTTAATTTGAGTGTAAGAATAATTGGTCACTTAAAACATGAAgtacataaagataaaaacaaaagcaacgtTTTTCTGAAGAAGACAGGGATTATGATGAGGCAATTGTTTAGACACCTACAGAACTCTGcaagtcatcatcatcatcatctatatatatatatatatatatatatatatatatatatatatatatatataatatacacacacacgcacatgccTGCAAAATTACTCATACCCTTccaataaagaaggaaaaaatgtgCTGCGACTGAAATGAGCTGAAACTCACAAAAGTAATACATTGAAATTTGATGAAAATCATGACATTATTTGTGGTTTAatagatatattttaaaaatacaagcaAAAAATCTGAGAAATTAATCTATGTTCCATCCCTTATCAgctaatattttgttgaacaATCCTTTGAGTCCATCACTGCAATCAGGTGTTTTCTGGAACTCTCCATCAGACGTCTTCACCTGTCCACAGGTATCCTGGACCCCTGCTCATCAGCAAAGTGCTCTCATTGCTCCAGGACCCGATTGTtagtatattttaaaaatatattttccaaatcaattttaaaattgatGCCTTATTTCACTTAATTATAATTCAgcaaatgtattattttttagtcTCCAGTtatttgaatttgttttaagAATTTTGCCTTTTAGAAGAGTATAGTATAGAGAAGAGTTTGGAAGAGTATTTAGAAGAACTTTAGAAGAGTATGAATACATTCGCAGACAAGTGTAGTTGTGTACAGTGAACTATGGGATAGCAGACAAAGTTGACCTCTTGATTACCcaatatttaacaaaacataCCAGAATCCTCTATTTCTTGAAGGTAGTCTTGGAGAAAGTTCATAATCTTTACTTCTTTTTGATGCTTGGCAGAAACCTATCTCACTGAAGACAGGACGACTCCTCTCCAGGAGGAAGGTTGCATCTGGCTTTAGGAAGACAGAAGTGCAATTTAGTCTGACCCTGAATTGGCCCAATTGTTGcacaaaacattatttcataattaaaagcagtcaaaaactgaaaataccTCATGATCTTCCCCAGGAACAAACAGTGGTAGGAAAAGGTCTTGATGGGTCTTCATGATTTTTGGTAGATCATACAGCTCAAGGCCTTTTCTGAGCTGGTCCAGCATCGGGATGAGTCTCATGGTTGAGTGTAGTACAACAGTTCTAATGAAAATAAGTGTTATCAGAAGACTAAAAATTAGTGGTGAACCTGTTacatgaggaggaaaaaagaactaCTAAATGCAAGGAAGTTTTAACAACACAGCTTTGCATGAAACCAATGTTACTTGTATTCCTTATTTTAGATTTGATGCCACCAGCTTAGCTCACTTATCTTTAGACTATTTCTTCCATTATTCTTTGCAGTTATTCTCAACCTTCATCAGGCTGGATGGATAAATCAGTGCAGCCATTTTCAGATCTTTCCAAAGATGTTTGATCAAATACACTGCTGGAATCTGAGTTGGCCATTTTATACTTCAGGATCTTTGCAAAATGGTTCAGAAACCAATGCCGTGAATAATTCGGTAAATGGGATTTTTggtctttgtattttttacatttgtaatacacaaaaatgttttcacattttcctAATTGGTTATTTGTATGaagaaatttaagaaaataaattaattttgcaTATTTGGAAGAAAACTaacataaaatgtggaaaaagcaAAGCGCTGTGAATCCTTTCGGGATATACTGAAATTTGGTTCACAAATTAAGAATACGCCTTTGCCTTAATGAAAACCATGTCCTTATAATACCTTATCATGGAGTGTCTTTTTTCCATAGACACGATTCCGGTGTAGCCACAGGTCACAATATCATCAACCAAGTCACTGATGTTGTCATGTCCAGCGCTGTTTATCTGGAAACAAAGAAGGTGTCAAGTAAAATCAACTTGCATTGTATCACCATTCTCTACAACTGTGGTTCCCAATaatagcccccccccccccccccccccccccccccccccccccccccccaattacTGACTTCCAAAAAATTGTTTACCCTCTCAATAAGCTGTGACAGTTCGAAATCTGTTACATCACTGGCAGACACTTGTATACTGTCAGAATCACCGGTGCAGAGATATTGAAGCACCACTCGCGCAAAAAGTTGGGGCAAGGTCCACCTTGTGCCAGGCTAGCTGCCATCATCTCTCCCACACTcctaaacaaatcaaaacaacacaGCATATAAACTACAAGAATATATTTATGAGGATTTATGATGATATTGTTATATTGGTTCTTTTATTTGAAGcctaagaataaaaacaggagAGTGTATTCtcatttatagaaaatttactACCGATTCTAACAGGTAAAGCAATGCAGGGCTGGGCTCAGGGGACAGGGTGTCCGGCCAGAGCCCCAAGTCTTGGATaagttcacattttttcttcttaa
Proteins encoded in this region:
- the LOC121636190 gene encoding uncharacterized protein LOC121636190 translates to MLSQPHLNLDYFQYVVNQEAFIMTAASNTLNIPNEIVECLLCLQSKIDSAVFQESPCAFVRAGGRGRPKFIFSEELLSRLINIPLPVSCIANMLGVSQSTIFRRMRECGLSTRSTYSNLSDSELDDAVLSIKSRIPNAGYRMVKGCLLADGHRVQWDRIKESMHRVDAPGILERMTQLGCIVRRSYFVQGPLSLVHVDTNHKLIRYNIIIFGGIDGYSRKIFYLEPATNNRSSTAHSFFLKAVENYGWPSRVRADQGVENILIAETMFTVKGTGRGSFIAGRSVHNQRIERLWRDVWTCVTHLFYEVLHSLEEDGLLDLADSVHLFCAHYVFLPRLAEALHSFTEGWDNHPLRSEGGLSPNQLWVLGHMNKPCDPNNDVQNMELFGTDWEMFDAVQEEPHGVEVPEIDCPLDPHTMETVQTMIDPLASSESFGRDIYITMVQWYESLRATQEMTEL